CCGAAAGGACGGTGCAGCGTGCCGCGACGGTCAAACCAAACCGCGCAGCTGCCGCATCTTTTCCGCGTCCCGTCGAAAGACCGCGCAGTTCGTACACCACCTCGGCAGGCACGAGCGCGTCATAGGCGCCCAAAATGTCACGCAGACCTTCGAAAAGATCTACATTGAACTGGGCCGGCATCATCAAAGCGTTTGTGTCTAAGATGACCGTTACTCGGTCAGAAGACCCATGCCGATCAAACGCCATCTGCCTCCAACCTGACGGCTGATTGCGATCCGGGATCCAACTTCGGCGCAGACCGGACGTTTCAGCATTACTTCAGCCTGGTTCTTTTTCACTGCAAGAACGATACCTACGGTAACGGCGGTCCCAACGGAAAGCATCAGCGGTTCTTTGAGTCTGATTGGATCGATGTTCAACTCGGCAGACGAACCGACGACCCTTTCCATGAGAGTGACATCGAATTTGAGTTTGTCCCAAACCGGTGGCAAGGATCCGGCCATGCCGGCAACCTGCCCGACAAGTGTATCGCTTTTGGTGATCGCCGGGTCGAGTTTTGTACCGATTGCTGCAAGTCCGCCCGGTGTTGCTGTCGGAACCTTGTGGGATGCCTTGTTCATTGAGGTGATCTTGGTTGTGATCGGTTCCCACTTGGCTTTGTTCTCCGACATATATTGTCTGCCGGGCCGGATCTCTATTTCATCCCCTTCGTGGAACTCGCCACGAATGAGTGAACCGCCGATAACACCGCCTTTGATGTCACGCCAGGAACTTCCCGGCCGGTTCACATCGAAAGAACGGGCGATCAGCATGATCGGCATGACGTCTGTTTCACGCTCGATATCCGGAATCGTTGTATTCAGCGCATCCAGAAGCATCCCGAAGTTAATTCTCTTCTGTGCAGAGACAGGAATAATTGGCGCGTTTTCTGCGACCGTTCCTTTTACGAATGCTTTGATCTGCTTATAGTTTTCCAGTGCTTTCTTCTGCGGAACAACATCGATTTTATTCTGAACTATGACGATGTTTTTTATGCCGGTCAACTCCAGAGCCATAAGATGTTCTTTGGTTTGGGGCTGCGGACACGGCTCGTTTGCCGCAATTACGAGCATCGCGCCGTCCATTATGGCGGAGCCTGAAAGCATCGTGGCCATGAGGGTTTCATGCCCCGGGGCATCCACAAATGAGACTGATCTTACTGCTTCAAGTTTTTCACCGCAGGTAGGGCACGTCTCTGTATTTGTCCAGAGTTCCTCCACCCCGCATTTTGGACATTTATAAAATGTTGCATCGGCATACCCAAGCCGGATCGAGATCCCGCGCTTCAGTTCTTCACTGTGGCGATCTGTCCACGAGCCGGTAAGCTGGCTGACTAATGTCGTCTTGCCGTGGTCAACGTGA
The sequence above is a segment of the uncultured Methanocorpusculum sp. genome. Coding sequences within it:
- a CDS encoding nucleotide-binding protein, with translation MAFDRHGSSDRVTVILDTNALMMPAQFNVDLFEGLRDILGAYDALVPAEVVYELRGLSTGRGKDAAAARFGLTVAARCTVLSEMAEDISVDDKVIRTAEMFNGVVVTNDRELRNRLRQRRIPVVVLRSRCKLELIGK
- a CDS encoding translation initiation factor IF-2 subunit gamma, with the protein product MHDPTIPNVNIGVVGHVDHGKTTLVSQLTGSWTDRHSEELKRGISIRLGYADATFYKCPKCGVEELWTNTETCPTCGEKLEAVRSVSFVDAPGHETLMATMLSGSAIMDGAMLVIAANEPCPQPQTKEHLMALELTGIKNIVIVQNKIDVVPQKKALENYKQIKAFVKGTVAENAPIIPVSAQKRINFGMLLDALNTTIPDIERETDVMPIMLIARSFDVNRPGSSWRDIKGGVIGGSLIRGEFHEGDEIEIRPGRQYMSENKAKWEPITTKITSMNKASHKVPTATPGGLAAIGTKLDPAITKSDTLVGQVAGMAGSLPPVWDKLKFDVTLMERVVGSSAELNIDPIRLKEPLMLSVGTAVTVGIVLAVKKNQAEVMLKRPVCAEVGSRIAISRQVGGRWRLIGMGLLTE